A genomic segment from Taeniopygia guttata chromosome 32, bTaeGut7.mat, whole genome shotgun sequence encodes:
- the AP1S1 gene encoding AP-1 complex subunit sigma-1A, with the protein MMRFMLLFSRQGKLRLQKWYLATADKDKKKMVRELMQVVLARKPKMCSFLEWRDLKVVYKRYASLYFCCAIEGQDNELITLELIHRYVELLDKYFGSVCELDIIFNFEKAYFILDEFVMGGEIQDTSKKSVLKAIEQADLLQEEDESPRSVLEEMGLA; encoded by the exons ATG aTGCGGTTCATGCTGCTGTTCAGCCGCcaagggaaactgaggctgCAGAAGTGGTACTTGGCCACGGCCGACAAGGACAAGAAGAAGATGGTGCGGGAGCTGATGCAGGTGGTGCTGGCCAGGAAACCCAAAATGTGCTCCTTCCTCGAGTGGAGGGACCTCAAGGTGGTCTACAAGAG GTACGCCAGCCTCTACTTCTGCTGCGCCATCGAGGGCCAGGACAACGAGCTGATCACGCTGGAGCTCATCCACCGCTacgtggagctgctggacaAGTACTTCGGCAGC GTGTGCGAGCTGGACATCATCTTCAACTTCGAGAAGGCCTACTTCATCCTGGACGAGTTCGTGATGGGCGGCGAGATCCAGGACACCTCCAAGAAGAGCGTCCTCAAGGCCATCGAGCAGGCGGACCTGCTGCAGGAg GAGGACGAATCCCCCCGCAGCGTCCTGGAGGAAATGGGGCTGGCGTag